The Candidatus Methylomirabilota bacterium region GACGCGACGCGATGGGAACCGAGCTGTCGCGCAAGGAGATCGCCCTCATCTCGTTCATCGGCAACCTCGAGAACATCGGCGACATCATCGACAAGAACCTGATGGAGCTCGGGCGCAAGAAGCTCTACCAGGGCCGGCACTTCTCCGACGCCGGCTGGGCGGAGATCCAGGAGTTCCACGCGCTCGTCGCGAAGAACCTCGAGCGCACCATCGCCGCCTTCGCCGCGGGCGACCGGACCCTGGCGCAGGAGGTGCTCGACCAGCGGCCGCTCATCCGCCAGCGCGAGCGCGACCTGCGCGAGCTGCACATCGGACGGCTCCGCGCGGGCCTGGCCGAGTCCATCGAGACGTCCGAGATCCATCTCGACGTCCTGACGAACCTCAAGCGGATCAGCTCCCACGTGTCGGCGCTCGCGATCTCGATCCTGGAGGAGGTCTGAGCCCATGAAGAAGATCGAGGCGGTCATCAAGCCGTTCAAGCTCGACGACGTCAAGGAGGCGCTGACGGAGATCGGGGTCATCGGCATGACGGTGACGGAGGTGCGCGGGTTCGGTCGCCAGAAGGGCCACACCGAGCTCTACCGCGGCTCCGAGTACACGGTGGACTTCCTGCCCAAGGTGAAGATCGAGGTCGTGGTCGCCGACCACATGGTGGACAAGGTCGTCTCGACCATCGCCGGCGCGGCGAAGACGGGCTCGATCGGCGACGGCAAGGTGTTCGTGCTGCCCATGAGCGAGTCCATCCGCATCCGGACCGGGGAGAAGGGCGAGTCGGCCGTGTGAACCCCGCGCGGCGCGACTTCCGCCGGCTCGGGTTCGCCGACCCGTCCGCGGCGCGGCGCAACTTCGAGAGCCTCGCGCCGACGCCGCGGGACGCCGAGCTGCTCGCGCGGGCCTGGCCGCGGCTCGCGGCCGAGCTCGCCGCGTCGCCCGACCCGGACATGGCGCTCAACAACCTCGAGCGCCACGCGGCCGCCGTCGACCGGTCCGTCCTCTTCGCGACGCTGGCCGAGCACCCCGGCGCGGCCGCCCTCCTCGCGCGGGTCGGCGGGGCGAGCCAGTTCCTCGCCGACGCGCTCCGCCGGCGGCCGTCGAACCTCGCCTGGCTGCTCGAGCCGGCGACGATGCGCGTGTGGCTCCCGGAGGACCTCGCCGCCGACCTCGCGCTGGCGCTCGCCCCCTTCGAGGGGCGCGCGGCGCGGTTGAACGCGCTCCGCCGCTTCAAGTACCGCCACCTCCTCCGGATCGGCGCCCGCGACCTCCTGGGCGACGCCGACCTCGCCGCGACGACCGAGGAGCTCGCGCGCCTGGCCGACGCCTGTCTCGCCGAGGCGCTCCGCATGGCCGACGCCGCGGCGCGCGCCGAGCACGGCGCGCCGCTCGACGCCGCCGGCGCCGAGACGGGGCTCGCGGTGATCGCGATGGGCAAGCTCGGCGGCGAGGAGCTCAACTACTCCTCCGACATCGACCTCATGTTCGTGTACGGCGCCGACGGCGAGACCGCGGGCGGGCCCGGCGGGCCCGTCGCCGCCGGCGAGTACTTCGCGCGCGTCGCGAAGGGGCTCGTCGCCATCCTCGAGGAGGTCACCGACGAGGGGTACGCCTTCCGCGTGGACCTCCGGCTCCGGCCCGAGGGGCGGATGGGCGCGATCATCCTCTCGCTCGACGGCTATCGCACGTACTACGCGGAGCGCGCCGAGCTGTGGGAGCGTCAGGCGCTCGTCAAGGCGCGCATCGCAGCGGGCGCCGCGGGCGTCGGCGCGCGTTTCATGGCGCTCGCGCGCGAGGTCGTCTTCCGGCCGGGGCGCGACGCGCGCGTCGTCCCCGCGATCCGCGCGATGAAGCGCGCGATCGACCGCGGGCTCCGGGCGAAGGGCGCCGAGGCGACCAACGTCAAGCTCGGGCGCGGCGGGATCCGCGAGATCGAGTTCCTCGTGCAGGCGCTCCAGCTCCTCTACGCGGGCGACGACCCGTGGCTCGCCGAGCGCAACACGCTGAAGGCGATCTTCCGCCTCACCGAGCGGGGCTACCTGGCGCCCGCGCTCGGCCGGACGCTCTCCGACGCCCTCGTGCACCTCCGCACCGTCGAGCATCGCCTGCAGATCCTCCACGAGTTCCAGACCCACACGCTGCCGGCGTCGGCCGACGAGCTCGGCCGCCTGGCCCGGCGCGTCGGCTTCGAGGGGTCGCCGGCTCGCGCCGCGCGGCGCTTCGTCGCGCACCACCGCGCGGTCCGCGCCGCGGTCCACCGCGCGTTCAGGGAGTTCTTCGCCGAGCGCGCCCCGCGGCCGCGCGCCCGCGTGAAGCTGCCGAGCGTGATGGCGCTCAGGGCCACGGGGTTCGCCGACCCCGACCGCGCGCGCTACAACCTCCAGCTGATCCTCGAGGGGCGCCCGCTCGTGCCCTACGCCGGGCAGCTCCGCCAGGCGCTCGAGCGCCTCTACCCGGCGCTCCTCGACGCCCTCTGGAAGAGCCCCGACCCGGACGAGGCGCTGAACCAGTTCGAGCGCTTCCTCTCCGCCGCGGGCCCGCGCACGGGCCTCATCGAGCTGCTCGCGACGCGCCCCGAGCTCCTCGGCGGGCTCGTGCGGGTGTGCGCGGGCGGCGACGTCCTCACGCAGCTCCTGATCGCCCAGCCCGAGCTCCTGGCCTCGCTCGCCGCGCCCGAGCGGCTCCTCACGCCGAAGCGCGACGCCGCGTACCGGGCGGCGCTGGCGGCCGTCTTCGCGCCCGCGCAGGCGCCCGGCGAGCGGCGCGACGCGCTCCGCCGGGTCAAGCAGGCCGAGGAGCTGGCGATCGTCTGGCGCCACCTGCTCGGCGTGACGACGCTCGAGGGCTACGCGCGCGAGATGACGGCGCTCGCCGAGGCCGTGCTCGCCGCGGGCTTCATCCTCACGCTCGAGCCGCTCGTCGAGCGCCACGGCGTGCCACGCGACGCCGCCGGGCGCTTCGTCCCGGCCGTCGTCGTCGGCCTGGGCAAGCTCGGCGGGCGCGAGCTCGTCACGGGCGGGGACCTCGATATCTTCGTGGTCTTCGGCGAGGACGGCACGACGGACGGCCCCGAGCCGATCGACGCCCACTGGTTCTACAGCCTCTCGGCCGAGCGGCTCGCCGGCACCCTCGGCGACATCACGGCGGCCGGCGTGGCGTTCCCCGTCGACCTCCGCCTCCGGCCCGGGAGCAAGGGGAGCGGCTTCGCGTCGAGCGCCGCCGCGCTCGAGCGGTACTATGGCGAGTACGGGGACCTCTGGGAGCGGCAAACGCTGACCCGGTCGCGGCTCCTCCTCGGGGACCGGGCCCTCGGGCGCCGGGTTCGCGCCGCGCTCCGGCGATTGGTGTACGGCGAGCCCCTGCCTCGAGCCTCACTCAAGGAGATCGCGGAGGTGCGCAAGCGCATGGAGGTCGAGCTCGGCAAGGAGACGCCCGGGCGCCGGCACGTCAAGTACGGGCGCGGCGGCCTCGTGGACGTCGAGTTCCTCGCGCAGGCGCTCCAGCTCGTCCACGGCGCGGAGCACCCGGAGGCGCGCGGCGCGTCGACGGCCGCGGCGCTCGCCGGCCTCGCGCGCGCGGGCGCGCTCGCGCCGGAGACGGCCGAGCGGCTCCTCGGCCATTACCGGTTCCTCCGGCGCGTGTCGGCCGCGCTGCGCCTCCTGGGCGCGCGTCCCACCGACACCCTCGACCTCGCCGGCCCGCTGCCGGCGCGCGTGGCGAGCGCCCTCGGGTTCCCGTCGCGCCGGGCCTTCCTCGACGCCTATCGTGAGCGCACCGAGGCCGTGCGCGCCGCGTACGACGCGCATTTGACATGAATCGCGTCAGGCGGAACAGAGGCGCATGAAAAAATTCTACGTCGTCGACGGCCACTCGCAGCTCTTCCGCGCCTACCACGCGGTCGGCTACCTGTCGACTTCGAAGGGCATCCCGACGCACGCGGTCCTGATCCTCAGCACGATGCTCTGGAAGCTCATCCGCGAGGAACAGCCCGACTACCTCGCGATCGCGTGGGACCCACCGGGCCCGACGTTTCGCGACGCGCTCTCGGCCGAGTACAAGGCGACGCGCGCGGCGATGCCCGACGACCTCGTCCGCCAGCTCCCGCACGTGAGGCGCCTCGTCGAGGCGCTCCGGATCCCGGGCGTCGAGGTCCCGGGCTTCGAGGCCGACGACGCCCTGGCGACGCTCGTCGCGCGCGCCCTCGCGCTGCCCGGCGTGGAGGTCGTCGTCGTGAGCGGGGACAAGGACCTCCTCCAGCTCGTCGGCCCGCGCGTCCGCGTGCTCTCGGTCTCCGGCCGCACAGGCGAGCCCGTGCTGTACGACGAGGCGAAGGTGCGCGAGCGGTGGGGCGTCGAGCCCGCGCAGATCACCGACGTCCTCGCGCTCATGGGCGACACGATCGACAACATCAAGGGCGTGCGCGGCGTCGGCGAGAAGACCGCCGTGAAGCTGATCGCCCAGTTCGGGTCGGTGGACCGCCTCTACGAGAATCTCACGCTCGTCGCGGGCAAGCTCCGCGAGACGCTCGCGGCCGGGCGCAAGGACGCGCTCCTCTCGCGCGAGCTCGCGACGCTGAACCGCGAGGTGCCGTTCGCCTTCGACCTCCCGGCGTTCCGCCGCGTCGAGCCCGACTGGGCAAAGCTCCGCGCTCTCTGGATGGAGCTCGAGTTCACGCGCCTGCTCCGCGAGATGCCCGCGCCGGCCCCCGTGGTGAGCGACGAGCCCGTCGCGACGCTCGCCGACCGCGCAGCGGCGGAGGCCTGGCTTGCGACGGTCCCCGCGGGCGCCCCGCTCGTCCTCGACTGGGCGGGGGAGGCGCGGCCGCCCGACCCCCGCGTGGACGGCGTCGCCGTCTTCCATCCCGCCGCGGGCGCGGCCGAGCTGCCGCCGGCCGAGGCGGCGGAGGCGCTCGCCGGGCGCGCGCTCGTCGTCCACGACGCGAAGCCCCTCGTCGAGGCCTGGCTCGCGCGCGGCGCCGAGCCCCCGGCGCTCGACGACAGCGCCGTCGCGGCGTACCTCCTCAACCCGGCGCGCTCGGCCTACCGGCTCGACGAGCTCTGCGTCGAGGCGTTCGGCGAGGGCCCGCCGGCGCTCCCGGCGGAGACCGCCGGGGCGAAGGACCTCGCCCGGGTCCTCGCGACCCGCGCCCGCTGGACGCACCGGTACTGGGAGCACGCGGCGGCCGAGCTCCGGGCGAAGGAGCTCTGGAAGGTCTACGAGGAGATCGAGCGCCCGCTCGTGCCGGTGCTGGCGCTCATGGAGCGGCACGGCATCCGCGTGGACCCCGCGCGGCTCGAGACCTTCGCGAAGGAGCTCGAGCGCGACCTCGACAACCTCACGCGCGAGATCTACCGGCTCGCGGGCGAGGAGTTCACGATCGCCTCGCCGAAGCAGCTCGCCCACATCCTCTTCGAGAAGCTCGAGCTCCCGGCGCTCCGGCGCACCAAGACGGGCTACTCGACGGACGCCGACGTCCTCGGCGACCTGGCGCTGCGCCACGAGCTGCCGGCCAAGATCCTCGAGCACCGGAGCCTCGCGAAGCTCAAGGGCACGTACGCCGACACGCTCCCCGGCCTCGTGAACCCGCGCACGGGGCGGATCCACACGACCTTCAACCAGCTCGTGGCGGCGACGGGCCGGCTCTCCTCCCAGGACCCGAACCTCATGAACATCCCGATCCGGACCGAGCTCGGCCGGCGGATCCGCGCGGCGTTCATCCCGGAGGAGGGCTGGCGCTTCGTCGCCGCGGACTACTCCCAGATCGAGCTGAGGATCCTCGCGCACCTGTCCGGCGAGCCCGCCATCATCGAGTCGTTCAGGCGCGGCGAGGACATCCACACGCGCACCGCCTCCGAGGTCTTCAAGGTGAAGCCGGAGGAGGTGACGTCGCTCCAGCGCACGATCGCCAAGAGCGCGAACTACGCGATCCTCTACGGCGTCTCCGCCTTCGGCCTCTCGCAGGCGACGAAGATCGACCAGAAGGAGGCGCAGCGCTACATCAGCGCCTACTTCGCCGCCCACCCGCGCGTGCGCGCCTTCATCGACCGGACGCTCGCCGAGGGGCGCGAGCGCGGCCACGTGACGACGCTCCTCGGCCGGCGCCGCTACCTGCCGGATCTCACCAGCGCCAACCCGGTGGCGCGCAACGCGGCCGAGCGGATGGCGATGAACGCGCCGGTCCAGGGGACCGCGAGCGACATGATCAAGATCGCCATGGTTCGGATGCAGGCGGCCCTGCGGTCGCGGAAGCTCCGCGCGCGGATGCTCCTCCAGGTCCACGACGAGCTCCTCTTCGAGGCGCCGCCCGACGAGGTCGCCGCCGTCGAGGCACTCGCCCGCGAGATCATGGAGTCGGCGCTGCCCCTCCAGGCCCCCGTCGTGGTGGACGTGAAGACGGGGAAGGACTGGGCCGAGGTGTGAGCCGGCGCTTCCTCCTCGTCGGCCTCACCGGTGGGATCGCGACGGGCAAGTCCAGCGTCTCCGACGCCCTCCGGCAGCTCGGGTGCGTGATCATCGACGCCGACGTGCTCGCGCGCGAGGTCGTGGAGCCCGGGGAGCCGGCGCACGCCGACGTCGTTCGGGAATTCGGACCCGGCGTGCAGCGGCCCGACGGCGCGCTCGACCGGAAGAAGCTCGGCGCGATCGTCTTCGCGGACCCCGACCAGCGCAAGCGCCTGGAGGCGCTCACCCACCCGCGGATCCGCGAGCGCTTCCAGCGGCGCCTCCAGGAGCTGGACGAGCGCGGCTTCGACGGCATCGTCGTCTTCGACGCGCCCGTGATGATCGAGAGCGGGAACTACAAGAACATGGACCGCCTCGTCGTCGTCGTCGCGGACGCCGCCACCCAGCGCGCGCGCGCCCTGGCGCGGGACGGCGACCGCCAGGACCTCGAGCGGCGGATCGCGAGCCAGATGCCCCTCGCGGACAAGGCCCGGCTCGCCGACTATGTCATCGACAACTCCGGCGACCGCGACCGGACGCTCGCCGAGGTCCGCCGGGTCCACGCGGCGCTCCTCGCCGACCTGCGGGCGCGCGTCGCGGGCTAGCCAGGGTCGAAGGCCCAGGGCTCCTTGGACAAGCGCCGCGCCCTCGGCCAGCATTTTCTCCGCGACGCGACGATCGCGCGCGCCGTCGTCGATCTGGTCGCGCCGACACCGAACGACCTCGTCGTGGAGATCGGGCCGGGCGAGGGGGCGCTCACGGGCGAGCTCGCGCGGCGCGCGGGGCACGTCGTCGCCCTCGAGATCGACCCGGCGCTCGTCGCGCGGCTGCGCGCGCGCTACCCGGAGGTCGAGGTCGTCCAGGCGGACGCGCGCCGCTGGGACTACGGGCGGCTCGCGGCGCCGGCCGGCGGCCGCGTCCTCGTCGTCGGGAATCTCCCCTACAGCGTGGGGAAGCCCATCCTCATGGCGCTCGTCGAGGCGCGCGCGGCGATCCGCGAGATGGCGCTGATGCTCCAGCGCGAGGTCGCCGAGCGCGTGGCGGCGCCGCCCGGCGGCAAGGTCTACGGGAGCCTCTCCGTGCTGACCCAGGTCCACTGCGACGCGCGCGTGGCGCTGCGCGTGCCCCCGGGCGCCTTCCGGCCGCCGCCGAAGGTGGAGTCGGCGGTCCTCCACCTCCGCGTGCTCGACGGCCCCCGCGTCGCGCTGGCCGACCTGCGGCGGTTCCAGGCGGTGGTCCGCGCCGCCTTCGCCCAGCGGCGGAAGATGCTCGCCAACGCCCTGGCCGCCGGTCTCGGCGTGTCGCTGGAGGCCGCCCGGCGCGCGGCCACCACCGCCGGGGTGGAGCCCGGCCGGCGGGCGGAGACGCTCACAATTCTTGAGTTCGCCGAGCTGACCCGGCAGCTATCATGAGGTGATGTCCAGGCGCTCCGTCCTGGCCCTCGCTCTCGTCGTCGTGAGCGTCGCCTCGCTCGCGACGGTGACGCGCCTCTACCTCCTCGCCGACGCGTCCGGGCCGCGGCTCGTTGCCGCGCCGGCGCCGCCGCCGTCGACGTTTCGCACCGCGTTCCCGACGACGACCCGGACCGTGCCGATCAAGCGGGGCGACAACCTCGTCGCCGCCCTCGCGCGCGAGGGGCTCGGCGCGCGCGCGGCCGCCGACGTCGCGGGGCGGCTCGCGCGGCAGGGTGCCCAGCTCCGGAAGCTCCGGTCGCGCGACGGGCTCGAGGTCACGCGGAACTTCCGCGGCGAGCCCATCGAGGTCCGCTACGCGCCGAGCCCGTGGCTCGCCTTCACCGCCGTCGCGCGGCGTGGGAGCTGGGAGGTCACGCGCGCGACGACCGAGCCGCGCGTGCGCGTCGAGGCGGTGCAGGGTCAGGTCCGCCGCTCGCTCTTCGAGGCGATGGACGCCGCGGGCGAGTCCGCGCCGCTCGTGCTGGCGATGGTCGAGATCTTCTCCTCCGAGTTCGACTTCACCGCGGACACGCGCCAGGGCGACCGCTTCCGCCTGCTGGTCGAGAAGCGCTACGCGGGCGACGCCTTCGTGGACTGCGGGCGCATCGTGGTGGCGCAGTACGTCTCGGCGGGGCGGACGCTCTCGGGCGTCGGGTTCGCGGCCGGCGGCGGGCGCTGGGCCTTCTATGACCCCGCGGGCCGGTCGCTGAAGAAGAGCTTCCTCAAGTCGCCCCTGGAGTTCACGCGCATCACGTCCGGCTTCACTTACGCGCGCCCGCACCCGATCCTCGGAGGCGTGCGCCCGCACCTCGCGATCGACTACGCGGCGCCGACGGGCACCGCCGTGCGCGCCGTGGCCGACGGCGTCGTCACCGCGGCCGGCTGGGACGGCGGCAATGGCATCTCGATCACGATCCGCCACCGCTCGGGCTACGCGACCATGTACAACCACCTCTCGAAGCTCGCCGCCGGCGTCCGCCGCGGCGCGCGCGTGAGCCAGCGGGACGTCATCGGCTACGTCGGCATGACGGGGCTCGCCACCGGGCCGCACCTCGACTACCGCGTCTCGAAGGACGGCCAGTTCGTGAACCCGATGAGCGAGAAGTTCATCCCGGGCGAGCCGCTCGCGGGCGCCGAGCGCGTGCGCTTCCTCGCCGATGCCCGGCAGGCGCTCGACCGGCTCGCCGACGCCGCGCCGTTCTAGGGCGACGGGCCTAGCGCGGCGAACAACCTCACCGCGGCTGCCCGCGCAGCCTTGACCTCGCCGCGAGTCTCGGGCCACCGTCGGTAGCCGGCGATATACGCACGCACCAGCGCGCGCTGACGTGGGCGCGCGATCTCTCGAGATTCCTTTTTGGCCCTGCGCATCTGTCCTCCACCCAGGTGAGAGTATGCCAGGAAACTTCGGCCGGACGCGGGCCGGGTGATACGATGAACCCACCGTCAGGAAAGGAGTTTTCGTGGAACCCTCGGTGCGCCTCATCCCCCTCGGCGGGCTCGGCGAGATCGGTCTCAACATGATGCTCGTCGAGAGCGGCGAGGACCTGATCGCCGTGGACTGCGGCCTCATGTTCCCCGACGACGAGCTCCCCGGCATCGACCACGTGATCCCCGACTTCACCTACGTGCGCGCCCGGCGCGACGGCTTCCGCGGGGTGCTCCTCACACACGGCCACGAGGACCACATCGGCGCCCTGCCCTATCTCCTGCGCGAGGCGCCGGTGCCCGTCTACGGCACGCCCCTGACGCTGGCGCTCGTCGGCGAGCGGCTGCGCGAGCACGGGCTCCTCGAGTCGGCGGACCTCCGGCCGATGCGGCCGCGCGACCGCTTCGACGTCGGCCCCTTCGGCGTCGAGCCGATCCGCGTGACGCACTCGATCGCGGACGGCATCGGGCTGGCGATCCAGACCCCGGTCGGCACGATCGTCCACACGGGCGACTTCAAGCTCGACCCGAGCCCGCTCGACGGCGAGGCGCCCGACTACCGGCGGTTCGCCGAGCTCGGCGAGCAGGAGGTCCTCGTCCTCTGCTCGGACTCGACGAACGTGGACCGGCCGGGCCACACGCCCTCGGAGACCGAGGTGGGCCAGGCGCTCGGCGAGCGCTTCGCGCGCGCGACGGGGCGCGTGGTCGTCGCCACCTTCGCCTCGCACATCCACCGGATCCAGCAGGTCCTGACGCTCGCCGCGCGCCACGGGCGCCATGCCGCGCTCCTCGGCATGAGCATGCAGAAGAACGTCGCGCTCGCCGCCGAGCTCGGCTACCTCCGCGTCCCCGAGGGCCTGCTGCTGCCGCTCGAGGAGCTGGCGGCGCTCCCGCCCGAGCGGCAGGTGATCGTCTCGACGGGGAGCCAGGGCGAGCCCAACTCGGCGCTGGCGCTCATGGCGGCCGGCGAGCACAAGTACGTGCAGGTGCTCCCCGGCGACCTCGTGATCATCTCGGCGCGCGTGATCCCCGGGAACGAGCGGACGATCGGTCGCGTCGTGAACGCGCTCTACCGGGCGGGCGCCGAGGTGCTCTACGAGGACAACGCGTTCGTCCACGTCTCCGGCCACGCGAGCCAGGAAGACCTGAAGATGATGCTGAACCTCACGCGTCCGCGCTACTTCATTCCGGTGCACGGCGAGTACCGGCACCTCCTCGGCCACGCCCGGCTCGCCCGGAGCCTCGGCCTCGGGCCCGACCGCGTCTTCCTCCTCGAGGACGGCACGGCGCTCGAGGTGACGAAGACGTCGGCGCGCGCCGTCGCCGGGTTCCCCGCGGGCCGGGTGCTCGTGGACGGCAAGTCGGTCGGCGACGTGGGCGCGGTGGTGCTCCGCGATCGCCAGCTCCTCGCCGAGGCCGGCTTCGTGATCGTCGCGGTCACGGTGGACCGGAAGGGCGGCGTCGTCGCCGGGCCCGAGATCGCCTCGCGCGGCTTCGTCTACGTCGAGGAGTCGAGGGAGCTCCTCGAGGAGCTGAAGCGCGCGGTGCTCGCGGCCCTCGCCGAGGGCGAGCCGGGCGCGGGCTTCGACCGCGAGGAGGCCGGCGCGCGCGTGCGCACGGCCGTCCGCCAGCTCATCAACCAGAGGTTCGGGCGCAAGCCCGTCGTGCTCCCGATGATCCTGGAAGCGTGATGGCGACGCTCGTCCAGACCGACGAGAAGCCCGAGCCCCGGCCCCGCCCGCGCCGGAAGAAGGGCGGCGAACGCTGGCTCGCCGAGCTGAAGGGCATCGTGGCGCTCGGGGGCGCGGGCTTCCTCCTCCTGGCGCTCGCGATGTTCGACCCGCGCATCCCGCCCGCCGAGCAGTCGAGCCCGGTCGGCCCCGTCGGCGTGTGGCTCGCCTGGGTCGGCTACCAGTCGTTCGGCCACGCGTGCTTCTTCTTTCCGCTGCTCCTGGGCGCGTGGGGAGCCTCGGCCTTCGTCCGGCCCCTCGTCACGCGCGGCTGGGTGCCCGTCGCCGGGCTCGCCATCCTGCTCGCGGCGGCGACCGGCCTCTTCGCCCATGCCGCCGACAAGGGCGGGATCGTCGGCCGCGCGCTCGCCTCCTGGCTCAGCGCCGGCGTCGGGACCGCGGGCACGTGGCTCGTGCTCGCCGTCGCCGTGCCCGTCGGCGTCCTCTGCGTGACGCGCGTCTCCTACGCGGCGCGCGCGCGCGTCCTCTCCATGCGGCTCATGCACCTCCGCCGGGCGCAGCCCCCGCGCGCGCGGGGCGCGGCGGCGCCCGCGCTCATGCCCATCGCGCGCGCGGCGGCGATCGCGGGCGAGGCGCCCGACGTGGTCAGGCCGCCGGTCGTGGTCGAGCCGTCGAAACCGCGCGGCAGGCTCGCCGAGCAGGGGCTCGCCTGGCAGGAGACGTTCGACTTCGGCAGGGGCGGCGCGGAGGCGTTCCAGCTGCCGCCCGTCGGCCTCCTGAAGGTGCCGCCCGCGTCGGAGCTCCGGCGGACGCGCGAGGAGCTCCAGGACAACGCCGAGACGATCCGCCGGCGGCTCCAGGAGTTCGAGGTCGAGGGGCGCATCGTGCAGGTGAGCCCGGGCCCGATCATCACCTCGTACGAGTTCGAGCCCGCGCCCGGCATCAAGGTGAGCCAGGTCGTGAACCTCGGCGACGATCTGTCGCTCGCGCTGAAGTCGGCCTCGGTGCGGATCGTCGGGCCCATCCCCGGGCGCGGCACGGTCGCG contains the following coding sequences:
- the glnE gene encoding bifunctional [glutamate--ammonia ligase]-adenylyl-L-tyrosine phosphorylase/[glutamate--ammonia-ligase] adenylyltransferase, with product MNPARRDFRRLGFADPSAARRNFESLAPTPRDAELLARAWPRLAAELAASPDPDMALNNLERHAAAVDRSVLFATLAEHPGAAALLARVGGASQFLADALRRRPSNLAWLLEPATMRVWLPEDLAADLALALAPFEGRAARLNALRRFKYRHLLRIGARDLLGDADLAATTEELARLADACLAEALRMADAAARAEHGAPLDAAGAETGLAVIAMGKLGGEELNYSSDIDLMFVYGADGETAGGPGGPVAAGEYFARVAKGLVAILEEVTDEGYAFRVDLRLRPEGRMGAIILSLDGYRTYYAERAELWERQALVKARIAAGAAGVGARFMALAREVVFRPGRDARVVPAIRAMKRAIDRGLRAKGAEATNVKLGRGGIREIEFLVQALQLLYAGDDPWLAERNTLKAIFRLTERGYLAPALGRTLSDALVHLRTVEHRLQILHEFQTHTLPASADELGRLARRVGFEGSPARAARRFVAHHRAVRAAVHRAFREFFAERAPRPRARVKLPSVMALRATGFADPDRARYNLQLILEGRPLVPYAGQLRQALERLYPALLDALWKSPDPDEALNQFERFLSAAGPRTGLIELLATRPELLGGLVRVCAGGDVLTQLLIAQPELLASLAAPERLLTPKRDAAYRAALAAVFAPAQAPGERRDALRRVKQAEELAIVWRHLLGVTTLEGYAREMTALAEAVLAAGFILTLEPLVERHGVPRDAAGRFVPAVVVGLGKLGGRELVTGGDLDIFVVFGEDGTTDGPEPIDAHWFYSLSAERLAGTLGDITAAGVAFPVDLRLRPGSKGSGFASSAAALERYYGEYGDLWERQTLTRSRLLLGDRALGRRVRAALRRLVYGEPLPRASLKEIAEVRKRMEVELGKETPGRRHVKYGRGGLVDVEFLAQALQLVHGAEHPEARGASTAAALAGLARAGALAPETAERLLGHYRFLRRVSAALRLLGARPTDTLDLAGPLPARVASALGFPSRRAFLDAYRERTEAVRAAYDAHLT
- a CDS encoding P-II family nitrogen regulator; its protein translation is MKKIEAVIKPFKLDDVKEALTEIGVIGMTVTEVRGFGRQKGHTELYRGSEYTVDFLPKVKIEVVVADHMVDKVVSTIAGAAKTGSIGDGKVFVLPMSESIRIRTGEKGESAV
- the rsmA gene encoding 16S rRNA (adenine(1518)-N(6)/adenine(1519)-N(6))-dimethyltransferase RsmA, producing MDKRRALGQHFLRDATIARAVVDLVAPTPNDLVVEIGPGEGALTGELARRAGHVVALEIDPALVARLRARYPEVEVVQADARRWDYGRLAAPAGGRVLVVGNLPYSVGKPILMALVEARAAIREMALMLQREVAERVAAPPGGKVYGSLSVLTQVHCDARVALRVPPGAFRPPPKVESAVLHLRVLDGPRVALADLRRFQAVVRAAFAQRRKMLANALAAGLGVSLEAARRAATTAGVEPGRRAETLTILEFAELTRQLS
- the coaE gene encoding dephospho-CoA kinase (Dephospho-CoA kinase (CoaE) performs the final step in coenzyme A biosynthesis.) encodes the protein MSRRFLLVGLTGGIATGKSSVSDALRQLGCVIIDADVLAREVVEPGEPAHADVVREFGPGVQRPDGALDRKKLGAIVFADPDQRKRLEALTHPRIRERFQRRLQELDERGFDGIVVFDAPVMIESGNYKNMDRLVVVVADAATQRARALARDGDRQDLERRIASQMPLADKARLADYVIDNSGDRDRTLAEVRRVHAALLADLRARVAG
- the polA gene encoding DNA polymerase I, with product MKKFYVVDGHSQLFRAYHAVGYLSTSKGIPTHAVLILSTMLWKLIREEQPDYLAIAWDPPGPTFRDALSAEYKATRAAMPDDLVRQLPHVRRLVEALRIPGVEVPGFEADDALATLVARALALPGVEVVVVSGDKDLLQLVGPRVRVLSVSGRTGEPVLYDEAKVRERWGVEPAQITDVLALMGDTIDNIKGVRGVGEKTAVKLIAQFGSVDRLYENLTLVAGKLRETLAAGRKDALLSRELATLNREVPFAFDLPAFRRVEPDWAKLRALWMELEFTRLLREMPAPAPVVSDEPVATLADRAAAEAWLATVPAGAPLVLDWAGEARPPDPRVDGVAVFHPAAGAAELPPAEAAEALAGRALVVHDAKPLVEAWLARGAEPPALDDSAVAAYLLNPARSAYRLDELCVEAFGEGPPALPAETAGAKDLARVLATRARWTHRYWEHAAAELRAKELWKVYEEIERPLVPVLALMERHGIRVDPARLETFAKELERDLDNLTREIYRLAGEEFTIASPKQLAHILFEKLELPALRRTKTGYSTDADVLGDLALRHELPAKILEHRSLAKLKGTYADTLPGLVNPRTGRIHTTFNQLVAATGRLSSQDPNLMNIPIRTELGRRIRAAFIPEEGWRFVAADYSQIELRILAHLSGEPAIIESFRRGEDIHTRTASEVFKVKPEEVTSLQRTIAKSANYAILYGVSAFGLSQATKIDQKEAQRYISAYFAAHPRVRAFIDRTLAEGRERGHVTTLLGRRRYLPDLTSANPVARNAAERMAMNAPVQGTASDMIKIAMVRMQAALRSRKLRARMLLQVHDELLFEAPPDEVAAVEALAREIMESALPLQAPVVVDVKTGKDWAEV
- a CDS encoding M23 family metallopeptidase, yielding MSRRSVLALALVVVSVASLATVTRLYLLADASGPRLVAAPAPPPSTFRTAFPTTTRTVPIKRGDNLVAALAREGLGARAAADVAGRLARQGAQLRKLRSRDGLEVTRNFRGEPIEVRYAPSPWLAFTAVARRGSWEVTRATTEPRVRVEAVQGQVRRSLFEAMDAAGESAPLVLAMVEIFSSEFDFTADTRQGDRFRLLVEKRYAGDAFVDCGRIVVAQYVSAGRTLSGVGFAAGGGRWAFYDPAGRSLKKSFLKSPLEFTRITSGFTYARPHPILGGVRPHLAIDYAAPTGTAVRAVADGVVTAAGWDGGNGISITIRHRSGYATMYNHLSKLAAGVRRGARVSQRDVIGYVGMTGLATGPHLDYRVSKDGQFVNPMSEKFIPGEPLAGAERVRFLADARQALDRLADAAPF
- a CDS encoding PhoU domain-containing protein produces the protein VLGAALVFPFIGPLTHAVAATADGPARQIANAHTLFNIGISLVFLPFMPWAARAIEALVPDDQQGDSPFRVRYLDERSADQPALALGQATREALRMADVVQGMLRDVPVVFASDNQELLEDVERRDDQVDFLEREIKLFLTRLGRDAMGTELSRKEIALISFIGNLENIGDIIDKNLMELGRKKLYQGRHFSDAGWAEIQEFHALVAKNLERTIAAFAAGDRTLAQEVLDQRPLIRQRERDLRELHIGRLRAGLAESIETSEIHLDVLTNLKRISSHVSALAISILEEV